From the genome of Impatiens glandulifera chromosome 9, dImpGla2.1, whole genome shotgun sequence, one region includes:
- the LOC124913649 gene encoding phosphoinositide phosphatase SAC7-like, whose product MEKTDTAKKLYTWMRLWDFPDQYIVEPTDGSGGSILQVSRVDGSMKLIDDVPQCTSVRGPDIQTIYGVSGMIKLLAGKFLPN is encoded by the exons ATGGAGAAAACAGATACTGCTAAAAAACTATACACATGGATGCGACTTTGGGATTTCCCAGACCAATATATTGTTGAGCCTACTGATGGTTCTGGTGGTTCCATTTTGCAAGTTAGTAGGGTGGATGGGTCTATGAAACTCATTG ATGATGTTCCGCAATGCACTTCTGTTCGAGGGCCAGATATTCAGACAATATATGGTGTGTCTGGGATGATAAAGTTGTTAGCAGGCAAGTTTCTACCAAACTGA